GTAGCCGAGAAGCACCGCGTCGAGCACGTCGTAGGGCGGGAGGCTGTCCTGATCGGTCTGATCGGGGCGCAGCTCTGCCGAGGGAGGCTTGTGCAGCGTGGCCTCGGGGACGGCCGGCGAAACCGTGTTGCGCCAGCGGGCGATGTCGTAGACATGCGTCTTGAAGACGTCCTTGATGGGCGCATAGCCGCCCGCCATGTCTCCGTACAGCGTCGAGTACCCCACCGCTAGCTCGCTCTTGTTGCCCGTGACCAGCACCAGCCAGCCGTTCGCGTTGGAAAGCGCCATCAGCATCGTGCCACGGATGCGCGCCTGAAGGTTCTCCTCGGCCAGCGTCCGCTCCAACCGCCCGGCAGCCGGCTCGAGCGCGTCGAGCAGCGCCCGGTGAGGCGCGTCGATCGGGAGCGTGTGGGTTGCGATGCCGAGGTTCGCGGCAAGCTCGAGCGCGTCGCGCACGCTCCCCTCGCTCGAGTACGGCCCCGGCAGCAGCACGCCATGCACATGATCCGCGCCGAGCGCGTCGACCGCCACGGTCGCCACGAGCGCGGAGTCCACGCCGCCCGACAGGCCGAGGACCACGTCGGCGAAACCGTTCTTTCGACAGTAGTCGCCGAGTCCGAGAACGAGCGCCCGGTGCACCTCCTCCGGACCCTCGGGCGACGGCCTGAGGGACCCGGCACGAATCACGCCCGGCGCGATGTCGAACGAGGCGACGTCCTCCGTGAACGCGGCGGCACGGACAGCGAGGGTGCCGTCGGGCGCGAACAGCATCGACCGGCCGTCGAACACGAGCTCGTCCTGGCCGCCCACGAGGTTGCAGTACGCCACCCACACACCGCTTTCCGAGGCCCTGGCGCGGAGCATTTCCTCGCGCTCGCATCCCTTGCCCCGGTGGAACGGCGACGCCGAGATGTTGAGCACCGCCTGCGCGCCCGCCGCGGCAACACGCTCCACGGTCGCCGACGACCAGATATCCTCGCAGACCGTGAGCGCGCACTTCACGCCGGCGATATCGACGATGACGTCGCTCTGCCCCGGCTCGAAGTAGCGCTCCTCGTCGAAGACGCCGTAGTTGGGCAGAAGCCGCTTGTGGTAGACCGCGCGCACCTGCCCGTCGGCCAGATACGCCGCCGCATTGTGCAATCCTCTGTCCGAGCGGATCACGCACCCTGCCACACACGGCCGAATGGCCTGCGCAGCCAACCGCGCGAGCGCCGTCTCGGAGCGCTCCACGAACCCCGCACGCGCCAGCAGGTCCTCCGGTGGATAGCCGGTGAGCGCAAGTTCGGGCAGGAGCACGACATCAGCGCCGTCGGCCGAAGCCGCGGCGTCAAGGCACCGCTGGAGATTGCCTTCGATATCCCCCACGGTGACGTCGATCTGTGCAAGCGCGATACGCATGCGGTGAGTCTACCACCACGACGCGGGCCCGAACGGCGCACCATCTGCCGCTCGTCCGGACCGATGGTCGGGCGACTCCGCCCGCTATCCATCCGTGAGCACCGTTCTCGGTTACACTTGGCGTGTACGTCAACGAGAGGAGCCGCCATGCGCCCCCTGATACGCGTCGTTCTCATCGCTCTTGTCGTGGTGTTCTCCGCCTCGCTCGCCGCCTGCGCGACCGGCGGCGGGACCGCATCATCCGGCGACCTTGTCGCCGATGAGCGACCCGTGCCCGACGGGATGCCGGTGATGTACGAGTTCTTCACCACCAGTTGACCCAGCTGCACCAAGATGGCGCCCATCGTGAATGGGCTCAAGCCGCAGTACGAGGACGACGTCGCGATCCGCATGTACAACGTCGAATCGAGCGCCGAGGGCAACCAGCTCGCACAGGACTATGGTGTGCAGTTCGTGCCGACCTTCGTCTTCGTGAACGCCGACGGCACGGTGGCCGACACGCTCATCGGAGAGGTGTCCGAGAACACGCTCAAAGCGTCGCTCGACGCCTTGAAGTAAGGTCGACCGCCTCCGTCACCCACGAACAGCCGCAGCCAGCTCCCGCACGAACGACTCCACAGCGACAGGATCGGACTGTCGCCTGACGATGGCGCTCCCCACGATCACACCGTCGGCGATGGCGGCCACCTGCGCCGCCTGGGCGGCGTCACCCACGCCGAAGCCCACCGCCACCGGAAGGTCGGTATGGCGCTTGACGCGAGCCACCTGGTCGGCCAGGCCGATCGCCAGCGATTCGCGCTCGCCGGTGACGCCCATCGAGCTCACGCAGTAGACGAAGCCTGCCGAGGCGCCCGCCACCACCGCCAATCGCTCGTCGGTCGAGGTGGGCGCGGTCAGAAACACCGTATCGAGTCCTGCGGAGACCTGCCGCCACGGAGCCGATGCCTCCGGCGGCATGTCCGGGATGATGGCGCCCGCTATTCCTGCATCGAGCATCCGCTCCGCTGTCTGCTTGAGCCCGAGACGCATGACGGGGTTCATGTAGGTCATCGCCACGACGGGCGGCGCCTCATCCACGCCGGGGTCCCTGATGAATGCCGCCGCCACCTGGAGCGCGTGGACGAGTCCGAATCCTCCTTCGCCCGCGCGCGCAACGGCGGCCGCCTCGGCGATCACGGGGCCATCTGCGAGCGGATCGCCGTACGGGACGCCGAGCTCGATCACATCGGCGCCCCCTCGCGCAGCGGCCCGCAGCGCCTCGATAGACGCGCGCCGATCGGGATAGCCCGCCATCACATAGGTTATGAGAGCCGGCCTTCCCTTCTGGAATGCGGCCCTGAGGGCGGAGCGCGGGGCATCCCCTCGCTCGCTGTCCTCGCCGGGGGCCCGCGGCGCCGGATGGCGCGATGCGCCACCGACGCCTACCCCGGCTGCGGAGGCGTCGCTCAAGAATACCCCGCGCTCCGCCCTCTCACTCACCGAGACCCGCCTCCCGCACAATGTCCATGTCTTTGTCGCCGCGACCCGACACGGTCACGATCACGGTAGCGTCGCTTCCAAGTTCGGTCGCCAGACGCGGCAGCAATGCCAGCGCGTGCGACGACTCGATCGCCGGGATGATGCCCTCTACCCGCGTGAGCAGCGCGAACGCGTCGAGCGCCTCGGCATCGGTGACCGTCTCGTACCGTACGAGCCCCTCGTCCTTCAGGTAGCTGTGCTCGGGACCCACGCCGGGGTAGTCCAGGCCGGCAGAGATCGAATACGCCTCGAGCGGGTTCCCCGAATCGTCCTGCAGCAGGTAGCTGTAGAAGCCGTGCAGGACACCGGGCGAGCCCTTCGTCAGGGCAGCCCCGTGCCGGTCGGTGTCCAGCCCGAGCCCCGCGGCCTCAGCCCCGATCAGCAGCGGACGCTTCCCGACGGGAACATCGCGCAGGAACGGGTAGAACGTGCCGATCGCGTTGCTGCCGCCGCCGATGCACGCCACCACCGCATCCACGCTCGGAATCCGCTTCTCTTCCATCTGGCCGAGGATCTCCGAGCCGATGACGCTCTGGAAGTCGCGCACCATCTGCGGGTATGGATGCGGCCCGAGCGCCGAGCCGATCACGTAGAAGGTGTCCTCCACGCGCTCGACCCAGTGCCTGAGCGCGGCAGTCACGGCATCGGCGAGCGTGCCCTGCCCCTCGGCCACGGGGACCACTTCAGCGCCCAGCAGCCGCATCTTGTAGACGTTGAGCGCCTGGCGCCGGATGTCCTCCACGCCCATGAAGACAGCGCACTCCAGGCCGAGCAGGGCAGCGGTCGTGGCGGTCGCCACTCCGTGCTGACCGGCTCCCGTCTCGGCGATCACGCGGTGCTTGCCCATACGCTTCGCGAGCAGGCACTGGCCGATCGTGTTGTTCACCTTGTGCGCGCCGGTGTGGTTGAGATCCTCCCGCTTCAGGTAGACGGCGCCCAGCCCCACCTCGGCAGCGAGACGGTCGGCCCGGTAGAGCGGTGAGGGCCTTCCCACGTAGTCGCGGAGAAGGTACAACAACTCCTCCACGAACGCGGCGTCTTCGATGGCCTCCTGGTAGCCGGCTGCGAGTTCCTGCAGCGCGGGCACCACAGTCTCCGGCACGAAGGTGCCGCCGTACGGACCGTAGAAGCCCTGGGCGTCAGGCGTTGAATACGCCATCTCGGCAGAGGGCAGCAGCACGTCAGACATCAAGTACCTCCGGTTCAGTCGAGATCGTCAAGAGTCTTGATAAGCATGGTGTCGAGCACATCGTATGCGGCGTCGTTGAGGTGGGAGTCGTCCGGAGAGACAGCATAACCCCTCTCGAGCGCTCCTTCAGCATCTGCGAGCGCAGCGTTCAGGTCGAGCACCATGACGGCTTGCCCGGCGTCGCGTCGCTCCGCCGCGAACTCCGCGATCCTCCTGCCGAACTCCCGGTGCTCGCGCACGAGAGCCTGCGTGGTCTCACCCTCCACTCTGGGCAGAGCGGTGCCGAGGATCAGGCGGGTACCTGCCGCGTCGGCGGCATCCGCAACGATAGCGACGCACTCCATGAGCGCATCGAGTTCGCCGGCATATTCACCGCCATTGAAGTCCACGAAGCAGAACTTGAACAAGACCGTCGAACCGGCCGGGGCCGAGGCGATCGCATCCGCAGCGCTGCGTGCGATGCCCGGAGGGCCTTCTATCTCACGGAACGTGATCGTGTAGCCATCCAGGCTCGCGGTATCGGACCCCTCGCTCCCCCAGTGGTCAATCCAGCCCGTCATCACGGATCTGCCAAGTACGAGAACCTGCCGTGAGGTTCCAGCGACATCATCAGTACTGGCGCCGGACTCTCGGCTCGCGGCCTCCTCCTGCTCCGCCTCCGGAGCCGGACGCGCCTCACCGCACGCGGTCACGCCGATCACGAGAAGGAGTACGGCCAGTCCTGCGAGCATTCGCCTCATCCTGCTCGGACCTCCCCGTCCGCGACGCGTACCGCATCGCAGAACGCGGCGACCTTCGCACCGTCCTTGACCCCCGGCGACCGCTCGACGCCGCTGCTGACGTCCACAGCGTACGGGTGCAGCATCCGGACCGCCTCCGCGACGTTGTCAGGCCCGAGACCTCCTGCGAGGAGGACCGGGATATCCCGCGGCAGCATGTCCGCGACACGGCTCCACTCGAACGCGGTGCCCGTGCCTCCCTGCTCCCCGGGGACGTAGGTGTCGAGCAGGAGCGCCGCAACGGCGCCCCTGTATCGATCCACGTCCGCACCATCGAACCCCGGCCCCACCCGCAGCGCCTTTATCACCGGCACCGGAGCCGCTGCGCACGTCTCAGGCGCCTCGTCGCCATGGAACTGCACCGCGGTGAGGCCGAGCCGCGCCACCGCCTCCCACACATCGTCGGCCTGGGCGTCCACGAACACGCCTACGCGCGCTACGAGCGGGGGCGCCTCGGCGAAGACAGCGGCCGCCTGATCCAGCGTCACTTGCCGCTTCGACGGCGCCAGCACCACGCCGAGCGCATCGGCGCCTGCCGCGACCGCCGCCGCAGCGTCTTTCGCCCTGGTGAGACCGCATATCTTGATCCGGGTGCGAGACACGGCTACTCCTCCAGCGTCGTGCCGGCAGCGAAATCGAAGTCCTGCAGCTCACCGGCGTTGTACTTCTGATAGGCGGCAAGATCGAAGTGTCCGTGACCGGACAGGTTGAAGAGGATGACCTTGTCTTCGCCGGCAGCCTGGGCGTCCTTCGCCTCATTGATCGCGGCCAGGATAGCGTGGCTGCTCTCGGGCGCCGGCAAGATGCCCTCGGCTCGCGCGAACTGCACGGCGGCGTCGAAGCACGCGGTCTGGTCCACGGCCACGGCCTCGACCTCTCCCTCGTGCACCAGCTGGCTCACGAGAGGCGAGTCGCCGTGATAGCGCAACCCGCCGGCGTGGATGCCCGCCGGCACGAAGTCGTGGCCGAGCGTGTACATCAGCATCTGCGGCGTCATGCCCGCCTCGTCGCCGAGGTCGTAGCGGTACTCGCCCGCCGTGAGCGTGGGACATGCTTTGGGCTCGACGGCCAGCAGGCGAGCCTTGCTCTTGCCTTGGAGCTTGCGGTGATAGTACGGGAACGCGATCCCGGCGAAGTTGCTGCCCCCGCCGATGCACCCGATGACGACGTCGGGCTCCTCCTCGGCAAGTGTCATCTGCTCGATGGCCTCCTGGCCGATGATCGTCTGGTGCAGGCAGACGTGGTTCAGGACCGAGCCGAGCGAGTAGTGCGTGCCGGGATCCTTGATCGCTACCTCCACGGCCTCGGAGATGGCGATACCGAGGGAGCCGGTGGAGTCCGGATCCATCGCCAGCACATGGCGGCCGGCATCGGTGAGATCGGTCGGCGAGGCGTGCACCGTGCCGCCGTAGGTCTCCATGAGGATGCGGCGATACGGCTTCTGCTCGTAGCTCACCTTGACCATGAAGACCTCGACATCGATGCCATAGAGCGCACCAGCGATCGAGAGCGCGCTGCCCCACTGGCCTGCGCCGGTCTCGGTGGAGATCTTGGTGATGCCCTCCTGCTTGTTGTAGTACGCCTGCGGGATGGCGGTGTTGGGCTTGTGCGAACCAGCCGGGCTCACGCCCTCGTACTTGTAGAAGATCTTGACGCCCGCCGGCAGGCCGAGGTCGCGCTCAAGCTGCCTGGCGCGCAACAGAGGCGATGGACGGTAGGTCTTGTACACGTCGATGACCGCGCCCGGGATGTCGATCCAGCGATCGGGCGACATCTCCTGCTTGATGCACTCCATCGGGAAGATCATCGCGAGCCGCTCGCCGATCTGCTCCATCGTGAGCTCGGTGCCGTCGGGCGCAAACGCCTTCGGCGGCGCCGCCGGGGTCTTCAGGTCCGGCATGATGTTGTACCAGGCCTCGGGGATCCTGGTCTCGTCCAGCCCGAACCTCGTCTTGTCACTGCCCATGTCTCTCACTCCTCCCGCCGGAGCGCCTCGCCCCGGCAAACCGGTCTCCGCGAGCGTTCCGCTCACGGTCGTCACCGCTTCCCTATCGTCTCGAGCGCTTCCGCACGCCCGTAAGCTTTCTCACGGCCTCCTCGGGGACCGGCGCCCGCATGAGCGATGTCCCAACGAGCACCGCATCGGCGCCTGCATCCGCGGCGGCCTCGACATCCGCACGCACCCGGATGCCGCTTGCCGCGATCACGAACAGTTCGCAGCAGTACGCGGCTTCAGATACGAGCTCCAGTTGGGACGCCCTGTCCACCTCGAGGGTGTGAAGGTCCCGCGCGTTCACGGCGACGACCTCGACCTCGAGCGTGCATGCCTGATCCAGCTCGTCGAGGTCCGCCACCTCGACGATGGGACCGAGACCCAACTCCCACGCAAGGTCGACGTACTCCCGCGTTCGAACCCCCAGGACGCTGATCATCAGAAGCACCGCATCCGCACCGCTGGCGCGTGCCATGTAGAGTTGGATCGGATCCACCACGACGTCCTTGCACAGCATCGGCAGGTGGACCGCGTCCACCGCGTCCGAGAGGTCGGCGAACGAGCCGCCGAAGTACTCCGGCTCGGTAAGCACCGAGACGGCGGCCGCTCCACCGGCGGCGTACATCCGTGCCTGCGCCGCCGCCGAACACTGCGGGGCGATCGGCCCCTCGCTCGGCGATGCTTTCTTCACCTCGGCGACCACGCCGACGTCGTCGCGGTCCCGTAGGAGCATGAGATCCTCTCTCGGCCGCGGCTCCCTGCCGCAACGGAGAAGCGCCATGCGCTCCATGTCGTTCAGGGAGGAGAACTGGGCGCGAACACGTGCCTTGCGATGCTCCACGATGGTGTCGAGGATGCTCACGAAGCCTCCTTCGCCAGGCGCACCGAGGTGGAAGCCAACCGCTCCAAAGCCTCTAGCGCGCGACCGCTGTCGATAGACTCGCGGGCGCTGACCACTCCGGCCGCCAGGTCGGCCACGGCGCCTGCGGCGAGCAGAGCGGCCGCGGCGTTGAGAAGCACGATGTCGCGCCGCGCTCCGTGCTCACCTTCCAGCACCGCGCGCACGAGAAGAGCGTTGGCGGCAGGGTCCCCGCCGGCGGTGTCGGACACGGCGCCACGCGCGATGCCCACCTGCTCTGGCGTCACCTCGTACATGCGCACCCCCGCGCCCGAGGCCGCATCGAACTCCGCGACCGTGGTGGGACCGCTCGCCGACACCTCGTCCATCCCGGGATGGCCGTGGACCACCAGCACGCGCTCGGCGCCGAGGCGTCCGGCCACCTCGGCGAGCACAGGCACGAGCCTGGGATCGTACACACCAAGCAGCGATCGGGTCGCACCGGCCGGGTTGGTGAGTGGGCCGAGGATGTTGAAGACCGTGCGGATGCCTATCTCGCGACGGGTGGGCCCGGCATGACGCATGCTCGCATGCAGCGATTGGGCGAACAGGAAGCCCACACCCACCTCGTCGATGCACCGCGCGATGTCGGCCGGACCGAGCCCGATATCCACACCGAGCGCCTCGAGGACGTCCGCCGCACCCGATGACGATGACACCGCCCGGTTGCCGTGCTTGGCCACCGGCACTCCCGCACCGGCGACCACGAACGCGGTCGTCGTGGAGATGTTGAACGTATGCAGGCCGTCACCGCCTGTGCCCACGATATCCACGTAGCCCAGCACGGTCGGACGCACCGGTGTCGCGTGCTCGCGCATCGCCCGGGCGAAGCCGACGATCTCATCGACCGTCTCGCCCTTCATGCGCATCCCCACGATAAGCGCCGAGATCTGCGAGGGCGTCGCCTCGCCGTCCATCACGATGCCCATCACCCGCTCGGCTTCATCCTCGTCGAGCGACCCGCCGGCCGTGACGCGCGCGATCGCCCCGGACACCGTGGTCACCTCGGCCATCCGGGCCGACGACCGCGCCACGCCTCCCGCTGCGGCGATCGCCGCGGGAGCCTCGGGTGTCGACCGCTCGAGCGGCACTTCGCCACACACATCGAGGAAGTTGGCGAGCAACTTGGTGCCCTCGGGAGTGAGCACGCTCTCCGGGTGGAACTGGACGCCGAAGACCGGCAACTCGCTATGGCGAACCGCCTGGATGACCCCGTCGGCGGTGGTCGCCTGCACCACCAGCGGTGGCGCGATGCTCGCCGCGTCCACGCACAGCGAGTGATAACGCGTCGCCGTGAACGGGCTCGGGATGCCCGAGAACAGTCCGGCGCCATCGTGAGAGACGTCGTCCGTCTTCCCGTGCACGAGCTTCGGAGCCCTGCACACGGTACCGCCGAACACCTCGGCGATCACCTGATGGCCGAGACACACGCCGAGCACGGGCACTTCGGCTGCCGCGGCGCCACGCACGACGTCGGCCGAGATCCCGGCGTCGGCCGGCGTACCGGGACCCGGTGAGATCACGATGCCCTCCGGTTCGAGCGCGAGCGCCTCGGTCGCGGACAGCGCGTCGTTACGCCTCACTTCGACCTCGGCTCCGAGTGCCGCAAGCAGCTGCACCAGGTTGTAGGTGAACGAATCGTAGTTGTCGATGACCAGGATCATCGGACCACGCCCCCGTCGCACTCGGCCGGCCGGGAAACCACGGCCTCTGTCCTCGGATGCTCGCGCCTCCCGGCGCTCGCATCCTGCGAAAGGATCGGCCTTAGGTTTCCCGCCCCGTCCTCGGCTGCATGTGTGGCGTTCTCCTCGTCATGCATCCCAGCCGCGAGCTCGAGCGCGTGATGGAGGGCCTTCGCCTTGTGCAGGCACTCCTCGTACTCGCGCTCGGGATCGGAGTCGGCCACGATACCCGCCCCGCTCTGCAGGTACGCCATGCCGCCGGTGAGGACGAACGTGCGGATGGTGATGCACATGTCCATGGCGCCATCCACGCCGAAGTAACCGACCGTGCCGGCGTATGGCCCCCGGGCGGCGGGCTCGAGCCCGGTGATGATCTCCATCGCGCGCACCTTGGGTGCGCCCGATACCGTCCCCGCCGGAAACGTCGCCCGGAGCGCGTCGAACGCGTCCTTGTCCTCGGCGAGCGTGCCGGTCACGTTGCTCACGATATGCATCACGTGGCTGTAGTACTCGACCTCCATGAGCTCGTCCACGGTCACGGTCCCCGGCCGACTCACGCGTCCGATATCGTTGCGGCCAAGATCCACCAGCATGACGTGCTCCGCGCGCTCTTTGTCGTCCGCCAGCAGATCCGCGCGCAGCCGGCCATCCTCTGCAGCGTCCGCGCCACGGGGCCGCGTGCCGGCGAGGGGCCTGGTGAGCACCTGGTCGCCTTCGACACGCACAAGCGGCTCGGGACTCGAACCCACGAGCGTCACGTCGTTGGTGCGGATGTAGAACATGTAGGGACTCGGATTCACTGCACGGAGCACCCGGTACAGATCGAGACCGTCACCGTCGTACGGGGCCGAGAACCGCTGCGACAGCACGACCTGGAAGATGTCACCGGCGGCGATGTGCTCCTTGGCCTTCTCGACCGACGCGATGAAGTCGTCGCGATGCGTGTGCGCGTGCAGCGGCACTGGCGCGCTCATTCCCACGGCGCCCAGCTCGGCTCCCCCCGGACCCCGGTCGATGCGAGACAGGCAATCGTCGATCCTGCGTAGCGCGGCATCATACGCTGGCCCCGGCGCGCCGCCTGGTCGCACCGGAGCGATGACCTGCAACACCCGCCGGGCGTGATCGAACGCGACCACGATGTCCGCCATCATGAACACCATGTCGGGCACATCGAGGTCGTCGTCACCGTGGCGCGGGACCCGCTCGAACCCGCTTGCGGCCTCATACCCCACGAACCCCACCGCGCCGCCCACGAACAACGGGAGCCCCGGGACGCGCGCGACGCGGCCGGCCTTGAGCCGTTCGGCGACGACCTCGAGCGGGTCCCCGGCGCGCAGGCCATGGACGCTTCCGTTCTCGACCACCACCTCACCCCGCCGGGCGGTGATCACCTCGCGATCGCCCACGCCCAGGAAGCTGTACCGGCCAAGCCGCTCTCCCCCGATCACGCTCTCGAGCAGGAACGCGTGACGCGCTCCCTCGGCAAGCGCCATGAACGCCGAGATCGGCGTGGTGAGGTCCGCGTAGACCTCACGCGCGACCGGCACGACATCGTATTCGGCGGCCAGACGTACGAACTCGTCCTTCGTTGGCAGGATCACCTGCGTCTCCTCTCGGCACCCCCGGGCATACAAAAAAGCCCTCGTCCTCTAAGGGACGAGAGCTCTGCTCCCGCGGTGCCACCCTTGTTGCCGATGCCTCCCGGCTCCGGCCACTCGTCCTGCAGTACGCCGACCTTGTTCGGTCTTGATACCCGGTCCCTTGTATCGGTGGGCGTCCGCCGGAACTACTGGGCACGATGGCTGTTGCTCCGGAGCCTCAGGGGTCCATTCCTGCCGATCGCTCACGCCGGGTTTCCACCGTCCCCGGCTCTCTAGGCTTCACGATTCGGAGTACTACTCCCCGTCACAGGCCGCATGTTCGATTGTTGCGCACGATAGCAGGGTGTCGGACGTCGTGCAAGCGCGTCCGTGACGGACCCGGGCACATCCGATGCGCGAACCGCTATCATCATCGGTGGCCCGCAGCCGCTACGGATCGGACATCGATGACCGCTGACTCACACGAAACGAACGGTATCGCACACGCGCCCGGAGCGGTTGGGAGATGGGTCCTCGCGATCCGCCCCAAGACGCTCCCCGCGGCTGTTTCGAGTGTCGTGATCGGCACCGCTCTCGCCGCGAACGACGGCGGCTTCTCGCCCGGTCCGGCGCTGGCGGCGTTCGCCGTCGCGTTGCTTCTGCAGGTGGGAAGCAACCTCGCCAACGACGTCTACGACGCGGAGCGCGGGACCGACACCGAGCAGAGACTCGGCCCGACCCGCGTGACGCATACGGGATTGCTCACCCCGTCGCAGGTCAAGACGGGCATGAAAGTGGTACTCGGCCTGGCGCTCGTGATCGGCCTGTATCTCACCTGGGTACGCGGACCGCTTGTGCTCGTGATCGGCGTTGCGGCCATCATCGCTGCCGTGGCGTACACCGGCGGACCGTACCCGCTCGGCTACCACGGCCTTGGAGAGCTGTTCGTCTTCGTGTTCTTCGGGCTCACGGCGGTGGTGGGCACCTACTGGGTGCAGACCGGCACCACCACACCGCTCGTATGGCTCATGGCGGTGCCTCCGGGCCTGATCATCACGGCGGTCCTGGTGGTCAACAACTTGCGCGACATCGAACAGGACCGTGTCGCCGGGAAGCGCACGGTGGCCGTGCGGATAGGCGCGCCTGCCACCAGGGCCGAGTACGTGGCATGCCTCGCCGGGGCGTATCTCGTGGTGAGCGCTGCAGTGATCGCCGGCGCGCTGCCACCCGCCACCCTCGCGATCTGGCTGTCCGTACCCGTCGCCTGGCACGCCACGCACCTCGTCCTCACCGCAGAAGGGCGTCCGCTCAACGTCGCGCTTGCGGCCACCGGCCAGACCGCGCTTGCGTTCAGCCTGCTCTTCGCGCTCGGCCTGCTCCTGGGCTGACCGCTACGCCCCGGCGCGCCGCCATCGTGTGGAGATCCGCTCGGCCACGTCGATCGCCTCGTACAGCACGACGCCCGCCAGCGCCATCGCCA
The sequence above is drawn from the Anaerosoma tenue genome and encodes:
- the trpD gene encoding anthranilate phosphoribosyltransferase, producing MILVIDNYDSFTYNLVQLLAALGAEVEVRRNDALSATEALALEPEGIVISPGPGTPADAGISADVVRGAAAAEVPVLGVCLGHQVIAEVFGGTVCRAPKLVHGKTDDVSHDGAGLFSGIPSPFTATRYHSLCVDAASIAPPLVVQATTADGVIQAVRHSELPVFGVQFHPESVLTPEGTKLLANFLDVCGEVPLERSTPEAPAAIAAAGGVARSSARMAEVTTVSGAIARVTAGGSLDEDEAERVMGIVMDGEATPSQISALIVGMRMKGETVDEIVGFARAMREHATPVRPTVLGYVDIVGTGGDGLHTFNISTTTAFVVAGAGVPVAKHGNRAVSSSSGAADVLEALGVDIGLGPADIARCIDEVGVGFLFAQSLHASMRHAGPTRREIGIRTVFNILGPLTNPAGATRSLLGVYDPRLVPVLAEVAGRLGAERVLVVHGHPGMDEVSASGPTTVAEFDAASGAGVRMYEVTPEQVGIARGAVSDTAGGDPAANALLVRAVLEGEHGARRDIVLLNAAAALLAAGAVADLAAGVVSARESIDSGRALEALERLASTSVRLAKEAS
- the trpE gene encoding anthranilate synthase component I, which gives rise to MILPTKDEFVRLAAEYDVVPVAREVYADLTTPISAFMALAEGARHAFLLESVIGGERLGRYSFLGVGDREVITARRGEVVVENGSVHGLRAGDPLEVVAERLKAGRVARVPGLPLFVGGAVGFVGYEAASGFERVPRHGDDDLDVPDMVFMMADIVVAFDHARRVLQVIAPVRPGGAPGPAYDAALRRIDDCLSRIDRGPGGAELGAVGMSAPVPLHAHTHRDDFIASVEKAKEHIAAGDIFQVVLSQRFSAPYDGDGLDLYRVLRAVNPSPYMFYIRTNDVTLVGSSPEPLVRVEGDQVLTRPLAGTRPRGADAAEDGRLRADLLADDKERAEHVMLVDLGRNDIGRVSRPGTVTVDELMEVEYYSHVMHIVSNVTGTLAEDKDAFDALRATFPAGTVSGAPKVRAMEIITGLEPAARGPYAGTVGYFGVDGAMDMCITIRTFVLTGGMAYLQSGAGIVADSDPEREYEECLHKAKALHHALELAAGMHDEENATHAAEDGAGNLRPILSQDASAGRREHPRTEAVVSRPAECDGGVVR
- a CDS encoding 1,4-dihydroxy-2-naphthoate polyprenyltransferase; translation: MTADSHETNGIAHAPGAVGRWVLAIRPKTLPAAVSSVVIGTALAANDGGFSPGPALAAFAVALLLQVGSNLANDVYDAERGTDTEQRLGPTRVTHTGLLTPSQVKTGMKVVLGLALVIGLYLTWVRGPLVLVIGVAAIIAAVAYTGGPYPLGYHGLGELFVFVFFGLTAVVGTYWVQTGTTTPLVWLMAVPPGLIITAVLVVNNLRDIEQDRVAGKRTVAVRIGAPATRAEYVACLAGAYLVVSAAVIAGALPPATLAIWLSVPVAWHATHLVLTAEGRPLNVALAATGQTALAFSLLFALGLLLG